One part of the Aliivibrio fischeri ATCC 7744 = JCM 18803 = DSM 507 genome encodes these proteins:
- a CDS encoding anaerobic sulfatase maturase has product MIITQGPQFQGKASKRLHVMAKPIGAVCNIDCSYCYYLSKEDLLEYKKGCSPQMDDETLETYIRQYIEGQNTPEIIFSWQGGEPTLLGLDYFKRIVEFQKKYQPEGILISNDLQTNGTLLTDKWCEFLAENNFLVGLSIDGPEMLHNAYRTNKAGRGTFKQVMNAVELLHKHNVKFATLTCVNNLTSRNPLEVYRFLRDVVKSPQMQFIPIVEQKTFRTVAPQTEQIAAQLRQGDKRLIPGNKESIMEPWCVSDEAWGNFLIAVFDEWTQHDLGKVFVQYFEASVETWMGRKNPLCTLGEICGKGLAMEHNGDVFACDHYVYPEYKIGNIHNEELDTLAFSRKQQEFGFAKSKTLTTQCQKCEYKFACHGECPKNRFIKTRDGEPGLNYLCAGWKKFFAHADKSIAYILKMLGNPVQHGKYSDAKMHQVNQNAFPTKF; this is encoded by the coding sequence ATGATCATTACTCAAGGCCCACAATTTCAAGGTAAAGCATCAAAACGATTACATGTTATGGCCAAGCCTATTGGTGCTGTATGTAATATCGATTGTTCTTATTGTTATTACCTAAGTAAAGAAGATTTACTTGAGTATAAAAAGGGTTGTTCACCTCAAATGGATGACGAAACACTTGAAACTTATATTCGTCAATATATCGAAGGGCAAAACACGCCAGAGATTATTTTTTCATGGCAAGGTGGTGAGCCGACGTTATTAGGCCTTGATTATTTTAAAAGAATTGTTGAGTTTCAAAAGAAATACCAACCTGAAGGGATCTTGATTTCTAATGATTTACAGACAAATGGTACGTTATTAACCGATAAATGGTGCGAGTTTCTTGCTGAAAATAATTTTTTAGTTGGTTTAAGTATTGATGGCCCTGAAATGCTACATAATGCTTATCGCACCAATAAAGCGGGGCGTGGTACGTTTAAGCAAGTGATGAACGCTGTTGAATTATTGCATAAACACAATGTGAAATTTGCCACGTTAACGTGTGTGAATAATTTAACGAGTCGAAACCCTCTTGAGGTATATCGATTCTTACGTGATGTGGTGAAATCGCCACAAATGCAGTTTATTCCAATCGTTGAGCAAAAAACGTTTAGAACAGTTGCACCTCAAACTGAGCAAATTGCAGCACAGCTACGTCAAGGCGATAAACGTTTAATTCCAGGTAATAAAGAATCTATTATGGAACCTTGGTGTGTTTCAGATGAAGCATGGGGTAATTTCTTAATTGCTGTATTTGATGAATGGACTCAGCATGATCTAGGTAAAGTATTTGTTCAGTATTTTGAAGCCAGTGTTGAAACATGGATGGGGCGTAAAAACCCATTATGTACATTAGGTGAGATTTGCGGAAAAGGCTTAGCAATGGAACACAATGGGGATGTGTTTGCTTGTGACCATTATGTGTACCCTGAATATAAAATCGGAAATATTCATAATGAAGAGCTGGATACATTAGCGTTTAGCCGTAAGCAACAAGAGTTTGGTTTTGCAAAATCAAAAACGTTAACCACTCAATGCCAGAAGTGTGAATACAAATTTGCGTGTCATGGTGAATGCCCTAAAAACCGTTTTATTAAAACACGTGATGGTGAACCAGGATTAAATTATCTATGTGCAGGTTGGAAGAAGTTTTTTGCTCATGCCGATAAATCCATCGCTTATATATTGAAAATGCTAGGGAACCCTGTTCAGCACGGTAAATACAGCGATGCGAAGATGCACCAAGTTAACCAAAATGCTTTTCCTACTAAGTTTTAA
- a CDS encoding multiheme c-type cytochrome has protein sequence MTKKKLTYVFLVMWVNIMLFSPTVFSADFIGSESCIDCHKEAVDAWQGSDHDMAMKHADKSSVFGDFDNAIFEFEGKTNRFFKKGKEYWVNIEGPDGQFHDYKISYTFGFEPLQQYMVEFDDGRIQLIPFAWDSRHKNQGGQRWYHLYPDMEKTDEFYWTNTGQNWNFMCADCHSTNVQKNYDSEKNSYETSWSEINVSCEACHGPASEHIKWSKKQEGVIGLHYGFDRDLSKSVKEWVFKQGSSILQPKAIHKTDQITVCAQCHSRRTQLNEAQAHTKGELDERSLLDSYLPSLITPELYHNDGQIYDEDYVYGSFMQSKMAKKGVTCTNCHDPHTTKLSIPEEAICSQCHIASEYTPEKHTFHLANTEASQCTTCHMPETVYMGVDARRDHSWQIPRPDLSKNIGTPNVCTQCHEDKDDVWADEQVGQWFPDSPYRNQQHFAVAFYASDIHYRGAGDALSYTAQDAKQAGIIRGSALQRLSAFPSKNTLVALGRAVKNNDELIRLGAIQGSAGYKAVDRWQIISPLLTDPVLAIRTETAGALAAYWSELNPLQREQLSPALDEYIEIQKFNSDRGFGRTNLGNVYRAQGELAKAEEAYLGAIEIEPYFVNSYVNLADLYRSQGKENKGYKILRKGINAQPNSGALRYSAGLSLLRLNQKAEAAERFKQATQIEKQNAQYWYVYGLSMESFNAKQAADALGRAFTISGNPQHLFAQCDMLLKYQSNKAKTCINELQKYAPENVINSLNQRLNQVNPN, from the coding sequence ATGACTAAGAAAAAACTTACCTACGTATTTTTGGTAATGTGGGTGAATATTATGTTGTTTTCACCAACTGTATTTTCTGCTGATTTTATTGGTAGCGAATCTTGTATTGATTGTCATAAAGAAGCCGTTGATGCTTGGCAGGGATCGGATCATGATATGGCGATGAAACATGCGGATAAAAGTAGTGTATTTGGCGATTTTGATAATGCTATCTTTGAGTTTGAAGGCAAAACCAACCGATTTTTCAAAAAAGGCAAAGAGTATTGGGTCAATATTGAAGGGCCTGATGGTCAGTTTCATGATTATAAAATTAGCTATACATTTGGGTTCGAACCATTACAACAATACATGGTTGAGTTTGACGATGGGCGAATTCAATTAATTCCATTTGCGTGGGATTCAAGACACAAAAATCAGGGTGGTCAACGTTGGTATCATTTATACCCTGATATGGAAAAAACGGACGAATTTTATTGGACTAATACAGGGCAAAATTGGAATTTCATGTGCGCGGATTGCCACTCAACCAATGTACAAAAAAATTACGATTCAGAGAAAAACAGTTATGAAACGTCATGGTCAGAAATAAATGTCAGTTGTGAAGCGTGTCATGGTCCAGCGAGCGAGCATATTAAATGGAGCAAAAAGCAAGAGGGTGTTATTGGACTTCATTATGGTTTTGATCGCGATCTGAGTAAATCAGTAAAAGAGTGGGTATTTAAACAAGGTTCATCCATTCTTCAACCAAAAGCCATTCACAAAACGGATCAAATTACCGTATGTGCCCAGTGTCATAGTCGTAGAACTCAATTAAATGAGGCGCAAGCACATACAAAAGGTGAACTTGATGAACGTTCTTTACTGGATAGCTACCTTCCTAGTTTAATTACACCAGAGCTTTATCATAATGATGGCCAAATTTATGATGAAGACTATGTTTATGGTTCATTTATGCAGTCAAAAATGGCCAAAAAAGGAGTGACATGTACAAATTGTCATGATCCTCACACAACAAAATTAAGCATTCCTGAAGAAGCAATATGCAGTCAATGTCATATCGCATCAGAATACACACCAGAGAAACACACCTTTCATTTAGCCAATACGGAAGCCTCTCAATGTACGACGTGCCATATGCCTGAAACGGTTTATATGGGAGTTGATGCAAGGCGTGATCACAGTTGGCAAATACCAAGACCCGATCTTAGTAAGAACATTGGTACTCCGAACGTCTGTACTCAATGCCATGAAGATAAAGATGATGTTTGGGCTGATGAGCAAGTTGGGCAATGGTTTCCTGATTCTCCGTATAGAAACCAACAACACTTTGCCGTGGCATTCTATGCATCAGATATTCATTATCGAGGAGCCGGTGATGCATTGTCTTATACCGCTCAAGATGCGAAACAAGCAGGAATAATCAGAGGATCTGCATTACAGAGATTAAGCGCTTTCCCAAGTAAAAATACCTTAGTGGCTTTAGGACGAGCGGTTAAAAATAATGATGAGCTAATAAGGTTAGGAGCCATTCAAGGTTCTGCGGGTTATAAGGCAGTTGATCGTTGGCAAATTATCTCTCCTTTATTAACCGATCCTGTATTAGCGATTAGAACAGAAACAGCAGGCGCTTTAGCTGCTTATTGGTCTGAATTGAATCCATTACAAAGAGAGCAGTTGTCACCTGCACTAGATGAATACATCGAGATTCAAAAATTTAATTCTGACAGAGGCTTTGGTCGAACAAACTTAGGTAATGTATACCGTGCTCAGGGAGAGTTAGCTAAAGCGGAAGAAGCCTATTTAGGAGCAATCGAGATAGAACCGTATTTTGTGAATAGTTACGTTAATCTTGCTGATTTATATCGCTCTCAAGGTAAGGAAAATAAAGGATACAAGATATTAAGAAAGGGCATTAACGCGCAGCCTAATTCAGGAGCTCTTCGTTATAGTGCGGGATTATCGCTCTTACGTTTGAATCAAAAAGCGGAAGCGGCAGAGCGGTTTAAACAAGCGACTCAGATAGAAAAACAAAATGCTCAATATTGGTATGTATATGGCTTATCCATGGAATCCTTTAATGCTAAGCAAGCAGCAGATGCATTGGGGCGTGCTTTTACCATTAGCGGAAATCCTCAGCATTTATTTGCACAATGTGACATGTTATTGAAATATCAGTCAAATAAAGCAAAAACATGCATTAATGAATTACAGAAATACGCCCCTGAGAATGTGATTAATTCATTAAACCAACGTCTTAATCAGGTGAACCCCAATTAA
- a CDS encoding vWA domain-containing protein: MPFDQLELANPYWLWMLPLPLIIYWFIPAYRTRQSAIKVPFFDVLVKALDEEPSEGASQLSASLWQKAFLVVSWCLLIFALTKPTILGEPQTRESLGRDVMVVVDLSGSMAEQDFVSKQSSDSGTVKKISRLEATKEVLADFVKTRKGDRLGLILFGDAAFVQTPFTADQSVWLELLNQTDVAMAGQSTHLGDAIGLAIKVFEQSSEDKASAEENAKPREKVAIVLTDGNDTGSYVEPIDAAKVAAAKGVRIHMIAMGDPRTVGEQALDMNIINRVAKESGGKAFQAINRDELEQAYDEIGELEPQLYESTTYRPKQSIHQYPAMLIVAMYLFAFGFATIRRHFSSSSKKAGEKHV; this comes from the coding sequence ATGCCGTTTGATCAACTTGAATTAGCAAATCCATATTGGTTATGGATGCTTCCTCTACCATTGATAATATATTGGTTTATACCTGCATATCGAACACGGCAATCAGCGATTAAAGTGCCATTTTTTGATGTGTTGGTTAAAGCGTTAGATGAGGAACCATCAGAAGGGGCAAGCCAATTAAGTGCAAGTTTATGGCAAAAAGCATTTTTGGTTGTGTCGTGGTGTCTGCTTATTTTTGCTTTAACAAAGCCAACGATATTAGGTGAACCACAAACCCGTGAAAGTTTAGGCCGTGATGTCATGGTTGTGGTGGATTTATCAGGTTCAATGGCTGAGCAAGACTTTGTCTCTAAACAATCATCAGATTCAGGCACAGTAAAGAAGATTTCACGTCTCGAAGCAACAAAGGAAGTACTAGCCGATTTTGTTAAGACACGCAAAGGCGATCGTTTAGGACTTATCTTATTTGGTGATGCTGCCTTTGTACAAACGCCATTCACGGCTGATCAATCCGTTTGGCTTGAATTGTTGAATCAAACAGACGTTGCAATGGCAGGTCAAAGTACCCACCTAGGTGATGCTATCGGCCTTGCGATTAAAGTGTTTGAGCAGAGCAGCGAAGATAAAGCGTCAGCAGAAGAAAATGCAAAACCACGAGAAAAAGTCGCGATTGTTTTAACGGATGGTAACGACACTGGCAGTTATGTTGAACCTATTGATGCCGCGAAAGTTGCAGCAGCGAAAGGCGTGCGTATACATATGATTGCAATGGGTGATCCTCGAACTGTGGGTGAGCAAGCCTTGGATATGAACATCATTAATCGTGTTGCTAAAGAGTCTGGAGGTAAAGCATTCCAGGCGATTAACCGTGATGAATTAGAACAAGCTTATGATGAAATTGGTGAGTTAGAACCTCAACTTTATGAAAGTACGACTTACCGACCAAAGCAGTCAATTCACCAATACCCAGCAATGCTAATTGTTGCAATGTATTTGTTTGCCTTTGGTTTTGCCACTATTAGACGTCATTTTTCATCGTCTTCAAAAAAAGCAGGAGAAAAGCATGTTTGA
- a CDS encoding LysR family transcriptional regulator produces the protein MKSTELNLIPIFVAIYEEKNLSKAAIRMNISQPAVSKALKRLREIYDDGLFHRNTTGVEPTVFASDIYPAMSAALKNFTSTLSASREFDPKTSNRIFSIAVVSTVNYSLIPKLVKQIRTSAPNISLEIHPQFTEDLESDLRLQRYDLVIDMAIRGRTILKSEVVYTEILKVVCSKDHPRIGDSISLEQFLSEEHVAASRWHSRSSLLNAEDIGELEARNIVIRAAGAFEMMPIIGSTEMIGMLPQSTLDDLGDYYNLKSLDLPFNRQQHELCSIWHPSRSNDSGHRWLRQQIQKAAKNDF, from the coding sequence ATGAAAAGCACAGAACTAAACTTGATCCCCATTTTTGTCGCTATCTATGAAGAGAAAAACCTCTCAAAGGCGGCGATAAGAATGAACATTAGTCAACCTGCAGTAAGTAAAGCATTAAAGCGTCTACGAGAGATATATGATGATGGGCTTTTTCATCGAAATACAACAGGAGTAGAACCAACCGTTTTTGCTTCAGATATTTACCCTGCAATGTCTGCAGCGTTGAAGAATTTTACTTCTACGTTGTCAGCGTCAAGGGAATTTGACCCTAAAACATCCAATCGAATCTTTTCAATAGCAGTGGTATCAACAGTAAATTATTCTTTGATACCAAAGTTAGTTAAACAGATCCGAACATCGGCACCTAATATATCACTAGAGATTCATCCTCAATTTACTGAAGATTTAGAATCAGATTTACGTTTGCAACGTTATGATTTAGTTATCGATATGGCGATACGAGGACGAACTATTTTAAAATCTGAAGTGGTTTATACTGAAATATTAAAAGTTGTTTGCAGTAAAGATCATCCAAGAATAGGGGATTCAATTAGCCTTGAACAATTTTTAAGTGAAGAACATGTTGCCGCATCTCGCTGGCATAGCCGTAGTAGTTTGCTTAATGCTGAAGATATAGGAGAGTTAGAAGCCCGCAATATTGTTATTCGTGCAGCTGGTGCTTTTGAGATGATGCCAATCATTGGCTCGACAGAGATGATTGGAATGTTACCTCAGTCAACATTGGATGATTTAGGTGATTATTATAATTTGAAGTCGTTGGATTTACCTTTTAATCGTCAACAACATGAACTATGCAGTATTTGGCATCCAAGTCGAAGTAATGACAGTGGTCATCGTTGGTTGCGTCAGCAAATTCAAAAAGCAGCAAAAAACGATTTTTAA
- a CDS encoding DUF4381 domain-containing protein: MSVHQPPSSYILKKLSEVTVPEHVSWFPQTIGWKILACVLLAFIVYKSVLWLKRWWTNRYRREALDVLLLLRDSQVPNQSISYEIFEVMKAVLVYIDPRRSNQFGDAFLKALDSYGSDDKETFHSELGEKWMRSLVQSQKALNEQETAALITLCINWLESHKDIKTASQDVKKGEDYAV, encoded by the coding sequence ATGAGCGTACATCAACCACCTAGCAGTTATATATTAAAAAAATTAAGTGAAGTGACGGTTCCTGAGCACGTCAGTTGGTTTCCTCAAACCATTGGATGGAAAATTCTCGCATGTGTATTGCTTGCATTTATTGTCTACAAAAGTGTGTTATGGCTAAAACGATGGTGGACAAATCGTTATCGTCGTGAAGCATTGGATGTGCTTTTATTACTGCGAGATTCACAAGTACCTAATCAATCCATCAGTTATGAAATATTTGAAGTGATGAAAGCGGTATTAGTGTATATCGACCCGCGTCGCTCTAATCAATTTGGAGATGCTTTTTTGAAGGCGCTGGATTCATATGGAAGCGATGACAAAGAGACATTTCATTCAGAATTAGGTGAGAAGTGGATGCGATCTTTAGTGCAATCACAAAAAGCATTAAATGAGCAAGAAACCGCTGCACTAATTACGTTGTGCATCAATTGGTTAGAAAGTCACAAAGATATAAAAACGGCGAGCCAAGACGTTAAAAAAGGAGAGGATTATGCCGTTTGA
- a CDS encoding DUF58 domain-containing protein — protein MTEKSTDARIHCEYSKLVKLQSQAGFFSLLPNLKSGTALSGRHSSVFRGRGLNFEELRHYQLGDDIRNLDWKVTMRTGKPHVRSYTEEKDRNFIICVDQRSSMFFSSVDTMKSVVAAELAALTAWRILQDSDRVGFVINATEKLHWLTPKRSQGDLLHRLQLLASSNQSLNVTSTDVDSVSFTQFVTLLGRLKLKEATIIILSDWSGATPDDVTHLKHLQKHNDVLGVLISDPFESTFPSLSNEWVVGDGDFQINLNDAKKFDLANKGLAEHQSLKKEQLIQLMAAKGLPTVEVDTSGSHIEQFKRAIGGRR, from the coding sequence ATGACAGAGAAAAGCACAGACGCACGCATACACTGTGAATATAGCAAACTGGTAAAATTACAGTCTCAAGCTGGTTTTTTTAGTTTGCTTCCTAACCTAAAATCAGGGACGGCATTGTCTGGTCGTCACTCTTCAGTATTTCGTGGACGCGGATTAAATTTTGAAGAGTTAAGACACTACCAATTAGGGGATGATATCCGAAACCTTGATTGGAAAGTGACCATGCGAACAGGCAAACCTCATGTTCGTTCCTATACCGAAGAGAAAGATCGAAATTTTATTATCTGTGTTGATCAACGCAGTAGTATGTTTTTTTCGTCGGTCGATACGATGAAATCGGTTGTTGCGGCAGAATTAGCTGCTTTAACGGCATGGCGCATTTTGCAAGACAGTGATCGTGTTGGTTTTGTGATTAATGCAACCGAGAAATTACATTGGTTGACTCCAAAACGTTCTCAAGGTGATTTACTCCATCGATTGCAATTGTTAGCAAGTTCAAATCAATCTTTAAACGTGACGAGTACCGATGTTGATTCTGTTAGTTTTACCCAATTTGTCACCCTGCTTGGTCGTTTAAAACTCAAAGAAGCCACGATTATTATTTTGAGTGATTGGAGTGGTGCAACGCCTGATGATGTTACTCATTTAAAACACCTTCAAAAGCATAATGATGTGCTTGGTGTTCTTATCTCTGATCCTTTCGAATCAACATTTCCCTCATTAAGTAATGAATGGGTTGTTGGTGATGGGGATTTTCAAATTAACCTAAATGATGCCAAAAAGTTTGATTTAGCGAACAAAGGACTTGCTGAGCATCAGTCATTGAAAAAAGAACAACTTATTCAATTAATGGCAGCAAAAGGACTTCCTACTGTAGAAGTGGATACGTCAGGATCTCATATTGAGCAGTTCAAGCGTGCAATAGGAGGGCGTCGATGA
- a CDS encoding formylglycine-generating enzyme family protein codes for MVSVQGGEFEMGSNTPEAKKSEKPAHTVMVNDFYISKFEVTQEIFESVMGSSLSYFQDPNVPVNNLSWQQANFFIQKLNELTGETYRLPTEAEWEFAARGGNLSKGYIYSGSDNIDDVAWYSKNANNRAHPVGMKQPNELGLYDMTGNVGEFVSDAYDDNFYRVSPKDNPNNARDEASGLVHKSVRGSSFSYDANESENYRRDFASQSIIMSDMGLRLVRDKN; via the coding sequence ATGGTGTCCGTTCAAGGTGGAGAATTTGAAATGGGGTCAAATACGCCTGAAGCAAAAAAATCAGAAAAGCCGGCTCACACCGTGATGGTGAATGATTTCTATATTTCTAAGTTCGAAGTTACTCAAGAAATTTTTGAGTCAGTCATGGGCTCTTCTCTCAGCTATTTCCAAGATCCTAATGTTCCAGTTAATAACTTAAGTTGGCAGCAGGCTAATTTTTTCATTCAAAAATTAAATGAGCTGACAGGTGAAACTTATCGACTACCTACCGAAGCTGAATGGGAATTCGCTGCTCGTGGAGGAAATTTAAGTAAAGGTTATATTTATAGTGGTTCAGACAATATTGATGATGTGGCTTGGTATTCTAAAAATGCCAATAATCGCGCACACCCTGTTGGAATGAAGCAACCGAATGAACTAGGTTTATATGACATGACTGGTAATGTTGGTGAGTTCGTGAGTGACGCCTATGATGATAATTTTTACCGCGTTTCACCAAAAGATAACCCTAACAACGCACGAGACGAAGCAAGTGGTTTAGTGCATAAATCAGTTCGCGGCAGTAGCTTTTCTTATGATGCAAATGAGTCAGAAAACTATCGACGAGATTTTGCAAGTCAGTCCATTATTATGTCGGACATGGGATTACGATTAGTAAGAGATAAAAACTAA
- a CDS encoding BatD family protein yields MFQYTDKQRGIYFFCHVLFLLIAIVFSMKIHAATQLDGSDNVSIKTWLSEPSKTDEDQKAYAINQQIILYIEVVTPRWFTGGTRIAAIDIPNVAVKQRNQLATNFTERKNGVTWTHQRWEVTLYPQKAGTYVIPPTAVKVQVSKKGVGNASGTLYTQAQTFKVMKPSGLLDDKQQWVSGLDFTVQQKWDTSNSELEAGDSITRTITIKGADTLAMLIPEILPATSSTHYQTYNQPPKLSDTQTRGDYLSQREESSVYVLQTGGEVTFPALELVWWDVDSGELKTINIEGQTFAVSHTLRSWFIEYWKPFAVCVFILLLIIVAAIKTVRYYQTHPLPAWLVYSRAVNQEEWGTVRMLLYRLLRETDSLVELKAYENKQEWQSETTQFQNKKVTTSLSKRLWKAISRRDTAKYQLGERIKFKKALPQLNKYRINKKKK; encoded by the coding sequence ATGTTTCAATACACTGATAAACAACGCGGTATTTACTTTTTCTGTCATGTGCTTTTTCTGCTTATCGCCATCGTTTTTAGTATGAAAATACATGCCGCGACTCAACTGGATGGCTCGGATAATGTATCCATTAAAACGTGGCTAAGTGAACCATCAAAAACAGATGAAGACCAGAAAGCATATGCCATTAATCAACAAATTATTTTGTATATAGAAGTGGTTACTCCAAGGTGGTTTACTGGTGGTACTCGCATTGCTGCAATTGATATTCCCAACGTTGCAGTTAAACAACGTAATCAACTTGCAACCAATTTTACTGAACGCAAAAACGGAGTCACTTGGACGCATCAACGCTGGGAAGTGACATTATATCCTCAAAAAGCAGGTACTTATGTTATTCCTCCTACGGCGGTAAAAGTGCAAGTATCAAAAAAAGGTGTGGGTAATGCCTCAGGAACCCTTTATACCCAAGCTCAAACATTTAAAGTAATGAAACCATCTGGGTTGCTTGATGATAAGCAACAATGGGTGTCTGGGCTGGATTTTACCGTGCAACAAAAATGGGATACGTCTAATTCAGAACTCGAAGCTGGCGATTCGATAACTCGTACGATTACGATTAAAGGGGCTGATACCCTTGCCATGTTGATCCCTGAGATTTTGCCAGCGACATCAAGCACGCATTATCAAACCTATAATCAACCACCTAAATTGAGTGATACACAAACTCGAGGTGACTATTTATCTCAACGAGAAGAATCTTCCGTTTATGTATTACAAACGGGTGGAGAAGTTACGTTTCCTGCTCTTGAGTTAGTTTGGTGGGATGTTGATTCAGGTGAATTAAAAACGATTAATATTGAAGGACAAACCTTTGCGGTATCACACACTTTGCGCTCTTGGTTTATTGAATATTGGAAACCATTCGCAGTTTGTGTATTCATTCTTCTTCTTATTATCGTCGCTGCGATTAAAACCGTGCGTTATTATCAAACTCATCCACTTCCGGCATGGCTCGTATATTCTAGAGCGGTAAATCAAGAGGAATGGGGAACAGTTAGAATGCTGCTTTATCGTTTATTGAGAGAAACAGATAGTCTCGTTGAGCTCAAAGCGTATGAAAACAAGCAAGAATGGCAGAGTGAAACAACACAATTTCAAAATAAGAAGGTGACAACGTCACTATCTAAGCGGTTATGGAAAGCAATTAGTCGTCGAGATACTGCTAAATATCAATTAGGAGAAAGAATTAAATTTAAGAAGGCTTTGCCTCAGCTGAATAAGTATCGAATAAACAAAAAGAAAAAGTAA
- a CDS encoding vWA domain-containing protein, protein MFDLLMWQQIVNEFHFIRPLWLLALIPLSIVIYLRWKQDSKNEWQQELPKHLRSVLTVNDVGWKKQLPLKLLAVSMLVAIVVCAGPTWEREASPFGEDKAALLIVLDNSESMLQKDLAPNRLERSKQKIRDLIALRKGGKTGLVVFSGTSHLAMPLTKDNSVFAPFLAAIQPDIMPIEGKNAESALPLIEPQLGTESAGTVLLITDGANPETIAAYEKYFSKRRHQLLVLAAGNENRASDNPMDYASLKKLANKSGGSVINVTVDDSDVRSLNSKVERHMQLNNESAMPWKDMGYYLLFPVSLLMLSWFRRGWLVKWCLVVVLVSPTFYSIPTYAETVSLKAKTQEPVKELTLWEKTTGWWMDLWLTPDQQGQWYFDKSEYLKAAKSYQDPLMKGTAYYYAGEYKLAHSAFIAVKSDLGMFNAANALARQREYVAARDIYRMLLKKDLAPDLKEKTQNNVNVMQGIVDEVNRMSESQKGTTDGPEESFELGDDKPRTGDGADEEVDSSLMTKESLNANEILGSQELADKWLRRVEADPKYFLRAKFQLQLREQENTLQPQERGVK, encoded by the coding sequence ATGTTTGATCTTCTGATGTGGCAACAAATTGTTAATGAATTTCATTTTATTCGTCCACTATGGCTATTGGCCTTGATTCCATTAAGTATTGTTATTTATTTACGTTGGAAACAAGACAGCAAAAATGAGTGGCAGCAAGAATTACCAAAACACCTCCGTTCAGTGCTAACGGTCAATGATGTTGGTTGGAAAAAACAACTACCACTAAAATTATTGGCTGTTTCTATGCTCGTAGCCATTGTGGTTTGTGCTGGTCCTACATGGGAGCGTGAGGCTTCGCCATTTGGTGAAGATAAAGCCGCATTGCTTATTGTATTAGATAATAGTGAATCCATGTTGCAAAAAGATCTAGCTCCGAATCGATTAGAGCGCTCTAAGCAAAAAATTCGAGATTTGATTGCATTACGTAAAGGTGGGAAAACAGGGCTTGTTGTCTTTTCAGGAACGTCACACTTGGCTATGCCGTTAACCAAAGATAACTCCGTTTTTGCGCCATTCTTAGCGGCGATTCAGCCAGATATCATGCCTATAGAAGGGAAGAATGCAGAAAGTGCATTACCACTCATTGAGCCTCAATTAGGGACAGAGAGTGCGGGAACCGTGTTATTAATTACGGATGGCGCTAACCCTGAGACCATCGCGGCTTATGAGAAATATTTTTCTAAGCGTCGTCATCAACTGCTTGTGCTTGCTGCTGGTAATGAAAACAGAGCCAGTGACAATCCGATGGATTATGCCTCATTAAAAAAATTAGCCAATAAAAGTGGTGGAAGCGTTATAAACGTCACTGTGGATGATAGCGACGTTCGTAGCTTAAACAGTAAAGTAGAGCGACATATGCAATTAAATAATGAATCAGCTATGCCGTGGAAAGACATGGGTTATTACCTATTATTTCCTGTTTCATTACTTATGTTGTCATGGTTCAGAAGAGGGTGGCTAGTAAAATGGTGTCTGGTGGTAGTATTGGTTTCCCCTACATTTTATTCAATACCAACATACGCAGAAACCGTAAGTTTAAAAGCGAAAACTCAAGAACCTGTTAAAGAATTGACGTTATGGGAAAAAACGACAGGTTGGTGGATGGATTTGTGGTTAACCCCCGATCAACAAGGGCAATGGTATTTTGATAAATCAGAATATTTAAAAGCAGCAAAAAGTTATCAAGACCCATTAATGAAGGGCACTGCGTATTATTATGCAGGTGAGTACAAGTTAGCTCACAGTGCTTTTATTGCTGTGAAATCTGATTTAGGAATGTTTAACGCGGCAAATGCGTTGGCTCGACAAAGAGAATATGTTGCTGCGAGAGACATCTATCGTATGTTGTTAAAGAAAGATCTTGCTCCTGATTTAAAAGAAAAAACGCAGAATAACGTAAACGTCATGCAAGGCATTGTTGATGAGGTCAACCGGATGAGTGAAAGCCAAAAAGGCACGACCGATGGCCCAGAAGAGTCATTTGAACTGGGTGATGATAAACCTAGAACCGGTGATGGTGCAGATGAAGAAGTAGACTCTTCTTTAATGACGAAAGAAAGTTTAAATGCAAATGAGATCTTAGGAAGTCAAGAGTTGGCGGACAAATGGCTTCGTCGTGTTGAGGCAGACCCAAAATATTTCTTGCGTGCCAAGTTTCAATTACAACTTCGTGAACAAGAAAATACGCTTCAACCACAAGAGAGAGGGGTAAAGTGA